From a region of the Rhodococcus sp. 4CII genome:
- a CDS encoding ABC transporter ATP-binding protein, whose protein sequence is MSDEIRGGRLEVSGVKVAYGDMTAVWDAGLTASPGRVTVLVGRNGAGKTSLLNGIAGSLPISAGSVVLDGKDLSGSPAWKRARSGISLVQEGRRIFGDLRVDENLLLGLPRVSSVERRRLLDAVFEDFPLLHEMRARVAGHLSGGQQQLLAIAQAIVGQPRVLLVDEPSSGLSPVAFAQVLDVIKSVRDRGLAVVLVDQLVDMLLDGIADDVVVLDRGRVTFAGSAEEMTPDRITSDFLV, encoded by the coding sequence ATGTCCGATGAGATTCGCGGTGGGCGACTCGAGGTGAGCGGCGTCAAGGTCGCCTACGGCGACATGACGGCCGTGTGGGACGCCGGACTGACCGCCTCGCCCGGCAGGGTCACGGTCCTCGTGGGGCGCAACGGTGCCGGGAAGACGTCGCTGCTCAACGGGATCGCCGGATCGCTTCCGATCAGCGCAGGTTCGGTGGTGCTGGACGGGAAGGATCTGTCCGGTTCGCCTGCGTGGAAGCGGGCCCGTTCCGGAATCAGCCTGGTTCAGGAGGGCCGGCGGATCTTCGGCGACTTGCGCGTCGACGAGAATCTCCTGCTCGGACTGCCGCGGGTGTCGTCGGTCGAGCGGCGGCGACTGCTTGACGCCGTGTTCGAGGACTTCCCGCTCCTCCACGAGATGCGTGCACGCGTGGCCGGGCACCTGAGCGGTGGGCAGCAGCAACTGCTCGCCATCGCGCAGGCGATCGTCGGTCAACCCCGGGTGCTGCTCGTCGACGAGCCGTCGTCAGGCCTGTCCCCGGTCGCCTTCGCCCAGGTCCTGGACGTGATCAAGTCCGTCCGGGATCGCGGTCTCGCCGTCGTGCTTGTCGACCAACTCGTCGACATGCTCCTCGACGGGATCGCCGACGACGTCGTCGTCCTCGATCGAGGGAGGGTGACGTTCGCGGGTTCGGCCGAGGAGATGACCCCCGATCGGATCACTTCGGATTTTCTCGTCTGA